From Sphingobium sp. RAC03, a single genomic window includes:
- a CDS encoding NAD(P)-dependent oxidoreductase, translating to MPHLLIFGLGYTASRLATRLRNEGWHVTGTRRSAGTDTLAFDDDPAVRAAITSATHILSSVPPEGDVDPVLVRYGAAIAAAPARWTGYLSSTGVYGDTGGAWVDEASPIGAGRRTARANADNDWGALRPDMRRFRLPGIYGPGRSALDRVREGRAHRIDLPYQVFSRVHVDDIVAGMIASFDGPPGIYNLSDDLPCAQNRVIEAACDMLALPHPPLLTMDQAQLSPMARGFYAENRRVANGRAKRVLGWQLRYPTYAQGLAACRKAEIGSPQARVMLTPS from the coding sequence TTGCCCCATTTGCTGATCTTCGGGCTGGGCTATACCGCATCCCGCCTCGCCACCCGGCTGCGGAACGAAGGCTGGCATGTCACCGGCACGCGCCGCAGCGCCGGGACCGACACGCTGGCTTTCGATGATGACCCCGCCGTCCGCGCCGCCATCACCAGCGCCACGCATATCCTCTCCTCGGTCCCGCCCGAAGGCGACGTCGATCCCGTCCTGGTCCGCTACGGCGCTGCCATCGCCGCCGCGCCCGCGCGCTGGACCGGCTATCTCTCCTCGACCGGCGTCTATGGTGACACCGGCGGCGCATGGGTGGACGAAGCCAGTCCGATCGGCGCAGGCCGCCGCACCGCGCGCGCCAATGCCGATAATGATTGGGGGGCGTTGCGCCCCGATATGCGCCGCTTTCGCCTGCCCGGCATCTATGGGCCGGGCCGATCGGCGCTGGACCGGGTGCGGGAGGGGCGCGCGCATCGCATCGACCTGCCGTACCAGGTTTTCAGCCGCGTCCATGTCGACGACATCGTGGCGGGCATGATCGCCTCCTTCGACGGCCCGCCCGGCATCTATAATCTGTCGGACGACCTGCCCTGCGCCCAAAATCGGGTGATCGAGGCTGCCTGCGATATGCTGGCCCTGCCCCATCCGCCGCTGCTGACGATGGATCAGGCGCAATTATCGCCCATGGCGCGGGGCTTTTATGCCGAAAATCGCCGCGTCGCCAATGGTCGCGCCAAACGGGTACTGGGATGGCAACTGCGCTATCCCACTTATGCACAGGGGCTGGCGGCGTGTCGGAAGGCGGAAATCGGTTCGCCGCAAGCGCGGGTTATGCTTACCCCTTCTTAA
- a CDS encoding HesB/IscA family protein, whose translation MTVETKTRARPAAVILTKSAEQRIADLMAQAPAGTIGVKLSTPKRGCSGLAYSVDYVTEEAKFDEKIETPGGIFYIDGGSVLYLIGSTMDWVEDDFTAGFTFANPNAKGSCGCGESFTV comes from the coding sequence ATGACTGTCGAGACCAAGACCCGCGCCCGCCCGGCCGCCGTCATCCTGACGAAGAGCGCCGAGCAGCGTATCGCAGACCTGATGGCGCAGGCGCCCGCAGGCACGATCGGCGTCAAGCTCTCGACCCCCAAGCGCGGCTGTTCGGGCCTTGCCTATTCGGTCGACTATGTCACCGAAGAAGCGAAATTCGATGAGAAGATCGAGACCCCCGGCGGCATTTTCTACATTGATGGCGGGTCCGTCCTCTATCTGATCGGATCGACGATGGACTGGGTCGAGGATGATTTCACCGCCGGTTTCACCTTCGCCAACCCCAATGCCAAGGGCAGCTGCGGCTGCGGCGAAAGCTTCACGGTTTAA
- a CDS encoding SUF system Fe-S cluster assembly protein: MSEERKIMVEEVETVEAPPKARVDSPPASGERQRDYLDGFLAAKPTPIAAGEPGGNLYDAVVEALKEIYDPEIPVNIYDLGLIYGVDVTDEAHVVVTMTLTTPHCPVAESMPGEVELRVGAVPGVGDAQVNLIWDPPWDPQKMSDEAKLELGML; this comes from the coding sequence ATGAGCGAAGAGCGCAAGATCATGGTGGAAGAAGTCGAAACGGTCGAAGCGCCGCCCAAGGCGCGCGTCGACAGCCCGCCCGCGTCCGGCGAACGCCAGCGCGACTATCTCGACGGCTTCCTCGCCGCCAAACCGACGCCGATCGCCGCGGGCGAACCGGGCGGCAATCTCTATGATGCCGTCGTTGAGGCGCTCAAGGAGATTTACGACCCGGAAATTCCGGTCAATATCTATGACCTTGGCCTGATCTACGGCGTCGATGTGACCGACGAGGCGCATGTCGTCGTCACCATGACGCTGACTACGCCGCATTGCCCGGTCGCCGAATCCATGCCCGGCGAAGTCGAACTGCGCGTCGGTGCGGTGCCCGGCGTCGGCGACGCGCAGGTCAACCTGATCTGGGATCCGCCCTGGGATCCGCAGAAGATGAGCGACGAAGCCAAGCTCGAACTGGGAATGCTGTAA
- a CDS encoding cysteine desulfurase gives MVSPHPNPSPEGEGLKGLRHDFPGVLDWHYLDSAATAQKPQAVIDAIARAYGPDYATVHRGVYERSANMTLAYEAARRKVARFIGAASDSEIVYVRGATEGINLVAQCWAGEQLKAGDRILLSTLEHHSNIVPWQMVAEKVGAQIDVLPLTSDGQIDLDTMRAMITPRHRMVALSHVSNVLGSVLDCRRAADIAHMVGAKILIDGCQAVPRIAVDVQALDCDFYVFSAHKLYGPTGIGVLWGRGELLDAMPPYQGGGSMIDKVTFEKTTYAPAPTRFEAGTPHITGVVGLSAAIDYVEAIGLDAIHAHEGALVAKARAALENLNSIRVFGPEDSAGILSFAVEGVHPHDVGTILDETGVAIRAGHHCAQPLMRHLGVEATARASFGIYSDESDVDALVRGLERVRKIFG, from the coding sequence GTGGTATCCCCCCACCCCAACCCCTCCCCTGAAGGGGAGGGGCTTAAGGGACTCCGCCACGACTTCCCCGGCGTCCTCGACTGGCACTATCTCGACAGCGCCGCGACCGCCCAGAAGCCGCAGGCCGTCATCGACGCCATCGCTCGCGCCTATGGCCCGGACTATGCGACCGTCCATCGCGGCGTCTACGAGCGCTCGGCCAATATGACGCTCGCCTATGAAGCCGCGCGCCGCAAGGTCGCCCGCTTCATCGGCGCAGCCTCGGACAGCGAGATCGTCTATGTTCGCGGCGCGACCGAGGGGATCAATCTCGTCGCCCAATGCTGGGCAGGCGAACAGCTGAAAGCAGGCGACCGCATTCTGCTCTCCACCCTCGAACATCATAGCAATATCGTGCCGTGGCAGATGGTGGCGGAGAAAGTCGGCGCGCAGATCGACGTCCTTCCCCTGACCTCCGATGGCCAGATCGATCTCGACACGATGCGCGCGATGATCACCCCGCGTCACCGGATGGTCGCGCTGTCCCATGTGTCGAACGTGCTGGGCAGCGTGCTGGATTGCCGCCGTGCCGCCGACATCGCCCATATGGTCGGTGCCAAGATCCTGATCGACGGCTGCCAGGCGGTCCCGCGCATCGCCGTCGATGTGCAGGCGCTGGATTGCGATTTCTACGTCTTTTCCGCGCATAAACTCTACGGCCCGACCGGCATCGGCGTGCTTTGGGGTCGCGGGGAACTGCTCGACGCCATGCCTCCCTATCAGGGCGGCGGATCGATGATCGACAAGGTGACGTTCGAAAAAACGACCTACGCCCCTGCCCCGACCCGGTTCGAGGCAGGCACGCCGCACATCACCGGCGTCGTCGGCCTGTCGGCGGCGATCGACTATGTCGAGGCGATCGGGTTGGACGCGATCCACGCGCATGAAGGCGCGCTGGTGGCCAAGGCCCGCGCGGCCCTGGAAAACCTCAACAGCATCCGTGTCTTCGGCCCCGAAGACTCGGCCGGCATCCTCTCCTTCGCAGTCGAGGGGGTGCATCCGCATGATGTCGGCACCATATTGGATGAAACCGGTGTCGCGATCCGGGCCGGGCATCATTGCGCCCAGCCGCTGATGCGGCACCTGGGCGTCGAAGCGACCGCGCGGGCGAGCTTTGGCATTTACAGTGACGAAAGCGACGTGGACGCGCTGGTGCGCGGCCTGGAGCGGGTAAGAAAGATTTTTGGATGA
- a CDS encoding SufD family Fe-S cluster assembly protein: MASAVLPTRRQEDWRYSDLEAVASLWPLPAPTRIDVATGETANHHLLQDAAEGSASVHDYVITVADDARCDFHLLNIGGTLGRVTFAVTLGARAHFGLHGAIIGGGDQTLEIITSVTHAQPDATSGQTVRSVLGSRATGSYLGSINVARDAQRTDAFQSIKAMLLDRTATANAKPELEIYADDVKCAHGATVGELDKAALFYMASRGMDPATAKTLLLRSFVAGVFDDMTDEALREQFEAAAIAKLESLV; this comes from the coding sequence ATGGCATCCGCTGTTCTACCCACCCGCCGCCAGGAAGACTGGCGCTATAGCGATCTGGAGGCTGTCGCCTCGCTTTGGCCCCTGCCCGCACCGACCCGCATCGATGTGGCCACTGGCGAAACCGCCAACCACCATCTGCTGCAGGACGCCGCAGAGGGCAGCGCGTCGGTACATGACTATGTCATCACCGTCGCCGACGATGCGCGCTGTGATTTCCACCTGCTCAACATCGGCGGCACGCTCGGCCGCGTGACCTTTGCCGTCACGCTGGGCGCGCGCGCGCATTTCGGGCTGCACGGCGCGATCATCGGTGGCGGCGACCAGACGCTGGAGATCATCACCTCGGTCACCCATGCGCAGCCCGACGCGACCAGTGGCCAAACCGTCCGGTCGGTCCTGGGCAGCCGCGCCACCGGCAGCTACCTCGGCAGCATCAACGTCGCCCGCGACGCCCAGCGCACCGACGCCTTCCAGTCTATCAAGGCGATGCTGCTCGATCGCACCGCGACGGCCAACGCCAAGCCTGAACTGGAAATCTACGCCGACGACGTCAAATGCGCCCATGGCGCGACCGTGGGCGAACTGGACAAGGCCGCGCTCTTCTACATGGCCTCGCGCGGCATGGACCCGGCGACCGCCAAGACGCTGCTGCTGCGCTCCTTCGTCGCGGGCGTGTTCGACGACATGACCGACGAAGCGCTGCGTGAACAGTTCGAAGCGGCCGCGATCGCCAAGCTGGAGTCGCTGGTATGA
- the sufC gene encoding Fe-S cluster assembly ATPase SufC: MLNIDNLTNTIDGKTILKGLSLTINEGEIHAIMGPNGAGKSTLAYTLGGRPGYEVTGGEALYDGVNLFTLEPHERAAAGLFLGFQYPVEIPGVSNLQFLRESLNSQKRARGEKELNGGEFIRLAKEKAALLGLDMDMLKRPVNVGFSGGEKKRAEMVQMGILDPKLAILDETDSGLDIDALKIVGAGINAIMRKPDKAVLLITHYQRLLDYVKPDFVHVLADGRIVKSGGPELALELEREGYAEVVGAEVVAA, translated from the coding sequence ATGCTTAATATCGACAACCTGACCAACACCATCGACGGCAAGACGATCCTCAAAGGTCTGTCGCTCACCATCAACGAGGGCGAAATCCACGCGATCATGGGGCCGAACGGCGCGGGCAAGTCGACGCTGGCCTACACGTTGGGCGGACGGCCAGGCTATGAGGTGACCGGCGGCGAGGCGCTCTACGACGGTGTGAACTTGTTCACATTGGAGCCGCACGAGCGCGCTGCAGCAGGGCTGTTCCTGGGCTTTCAATATCCGGTCGAAATCCCCGGCGTATCCAACCTGCAATTCCTGCGCGAAAGCCTCAACAGCCAGAAGCGCGCGCGCGGCGAGAAGGAGCTGAACGGCGGCGAATTCATCCGCCTCGCCAAGGAAAAGGCCGCGCTGCTCGGCCTCGACATGGACATGCTCAAGCGCCCGGTGAATGTCGGCTTTTCGGGCGGCGAGAAGAAGCGCGCCGAAATGGTGCAGATGGGCATCCTCGATCCCAAGCTGGCGATCCTGGACGAGACCGACTCCGGCCTCGACATCGACGCGCTCAAGATCGTGGGCGCAGGCATCAACGCGATCATGCGCAAGCCCGACAAGGCCGTGCTGCTCATCACCCATTATCAGCGGCTACTCGACTATGTGAAGCCCGACTTTGTGCATGTGCTGGCGGACGGACGCATCGTCAAATCGGGTGGCCCCGAACTGGCGCTGGAACTGGAACGCGAAGGCTATGCCGAGGTGGTCGGGGCCGAGGTGGTCGCCGCATGA
- a CDS encoding endonuclease domain-containing protein, giving the protein MGKQTDLNDWAIQIDSPPLQGRGRGWGVPAGQLDSMATYARANRRNPTEPETRLWSILARSRLGGYKFRRQAVIGNAIADFLCPRKALVVEIDGHTHGDQTADARRTDQLEVHGYHVFRVTNDDVMRNLEGVGRALLDCLKSLPDRRTPHPNPSPEGEGLLEQHSKGTEF; this is encoded by the coding sequence GTGGGCAAGCAGACCGATCTTAACGACTGGGCGATCCAGATCGACTCCCCTCCCCTTCAGGGGAGGGGCCGGGGGTGGGGCGTCCCAGCCGGGCAGCTCGATTCGATGGCGACATATGCCCGCGCCAATCGCCGCAATCCAACCGAGCCGGAAACGCGGCTGTGGAGTATTCTCGCGCGTTCGCGGCTTGGAGGTTATAAATTCCGTCGACAGGCAGTGATCGGCAACGCCATCGCTGATTTTCTGTGCCCGCGTAAAGCGCTGGTGGTGGAAATTGACGGGCACACGCATGGCGATCAGACGGCTGACGCGCGGCGTACCGATCAATTGGAAGTGCATGGTTATCATGTCTTTCGGGTCACGAATGATGACGTGATGCGCAATCTGGAAGGTGTGGGACGAGCGCTGCTCGATTGCCTCAAAAGCCTCCCCGATCGGCGAACGCCCCACCCCAACCCCTCCCCTGAAGGGGAGGGGCTTTTAGAACAACACTCCAAGGGAACAGAGTTTTGA
- the sufB gene encoding Fe-S cluster assembly protein SufB, with amino-acid sequence MTEQITTVPGYSVRNQEAQDAADRASTYEHGWSSAIEQDFAPKGLNEDTVRFISAKKNEPQWLLDWRLKAFAMWKTMTPPDWAKLNVPPIDYQDAYYYAEPKKKVELDSLDEVDPEILATYKKLGIPIAEQEVLAGVKGSRRVAVDAVFDSVSVATTFRKELEEAGVIFRSISEAVREYPDLVKKWMGKIVPMHDNYFATLNCAVFSDGTFVYIPKGVRCPMELSTYFRINAENTGQFERTLIVADEGSYVSYLEGCTAPMRDENQLHAAVVELVALDDAEIKYSTVQNWYPGDADGKGGIYNFVTKRALCQGRNSKVSWTQVETGSAITWKYPSCVLNGDNSVGEFYSVALTNNRQQADTGTKMIHNGKNTRSTIVSKGISAGRSNNTYRGLVRVAPGAEGVRNFTQCDSLLLGDQCGAHTVPYIEVRNPSAQIEHEATTSKISDDQLFYAMQRGLDAESAVSLIVNGFAREVLQQLPMEFAVEAQKLLGISLEGSVG; translated from the coding sequence ATGACCGAGCAAATCACCACTGTCCCAGGCTATTCTGTCCGTAACCAGGAAGCGCAGGACGCGGCCGATCGCGCCTCGACCTACGAACATGGCTGGTCGTCCGCCATCGAACAGGATTTCGCGCCCAAGGGGCTGAACGAAGACACGGTCCGCTTCATCTCCGCCAAGAAAAACGAACCGCAATGGCTGCTCGACTGGCGGCTGAAGGCGTTCGCGATGTGGAAGACGATGACGCCGCCCGACTGGGCGAAACTCAACGTGCCCCCGATCGACTATCAGGACGCCTATTATTATGCCGAACCGAAGAAAAAGGTAGAGCTGGATTCGCTCGATGAGGTCGATCCCGAAATCCTCGCCACCTACAAGAAATTGGGCATCCCCATCGCCGAACAGGAAGTGCTGGCCGGGGTGAAGGGCAGCCGCCGCGTCGCGGTCGATGCCGTGTTCGATTCGGTGTCCGTCGCCACCACTTTCCGCAAGGAGCTGGAGGAAGCGGGCGTCATCTTCCGCTCGATCAGCGAGGCCGTGCGCGAATATCCCGATCTGGTGAAAAAGTGGATGGGCAAGATCGTGCCGATGCACGACAATTATTTCGCGACGCTCAACTGCGCGGTCTTTTCCGACGGCACCTTCGTCTACATTCCCAAGGGCGTCCGCTGCCCGATGGAGCTGTCCACCTATTTCCGCATCAACGCGGAAAATACCGGCCAGTTCGAACGCACGCTGATCGTCGCGGATGAAGGCAGCTATGTCTCCTATCTGGAAGGCTGCACCGCGCCGATGCGCGACGAGAATCAGTTGCACGCCGCGGTCGTGGAACTGGTCGCGCTGGACGATGCGGAGATCAAATATTCGACCGTCCAGAACTGGTATCCCGGCGACGCGGACGGCAAGGGCGGCATCTATAATTTCGTCACCAAGCGCGCCTTGTGCCAAGGTAGGAACAGCAAGGTTTCGTGGACTCAGGTGGAAACCGGGTCGGCGATCACCTGGAAATACCCGTCCTGCGTGCTGAACGGCGACAACAGCGTCGGCGAATTCTACTCGGTCGCGCTGACCAATAATAGGCAACAGGCCGACACCGGCACCAAGATGATCCACAATGGCAAGAACACCCGCTCGACCATCGTGTCGAAGGGGATTTCGGCGGGGCGGAGCAACAACACCTATCGCGGCCTGGTGCGCGTTGCGCCGGGCGCGGAGGGTGTCCGCAACTTCACCCAATGCGACAGCCTGCTGCTCGGCGACCAATGCGGCGCCCACACCGTCCCCTATATCGAGGTCCGCAACCCCAGCGCCCAGATCGAACATGAAGCGACGACCAGCAAAATCAGCGACGACCAGTTGTTCTACGCCATGCAACGCGGGCTGGACGCGGAAAGCGCGGTGAGCTTGATCGTGAATGGTTTTGCGCGGGAGGTTCTGCAGCAATTGCCGATGGAGTTCGCGGTGGAAGCGCAGAAATTGCTGGGGATTTCGCTGGAGGGATCAGTCGGCTAG
- a CDS encoding RrF2 family transcriptional regulator has translation MRLSSFADYAVVLMSAAARHCGAAKMNATTLAAETGIPLPTAQKLVGRLSSAGLLESSRGTGGGVRLSRPPATITLADVVEAVEGPIAMTACADTGTHDCTLEQDCRIRPHMNVANEAIRAALAGVTIASLTREMA, from the coding sequence ATGAGATTATCAAGCTTCGCTGATTATGCGGTCGTGCTGATGTCCGCCGCTGCGCGCCATTGCGGCGCTGCCAAGATGAACGCGACCACCCTGGCCGCCGAAACCGGCATCCCGCTGCCCACCGCGCAAAAGCTGGTGGGTCGCCTGTCATCGGCGGGCCTGCTCGAATCGAGCCGGGGCACGGGCGGCGGCGTCCGCCTGTCGCGCCCGCCCGCCACCATCACGCTCGCCGATGTGGTGGAGGCGGTCGAAGGGCCGATCGCCATGACCGCCTGCGCCGACACGGGCACGCATGACTGCACGCTGGAGCAGGATTGCCGCATTCGCCCGCATATGAACGTCGCCAATGAAGCGATCCGCGCTGCCCTGGCTGGCGTGACCATCGCCAGCCTTACACGAGAAATGGCATGA
- a CDS encoding helix-turn-helix domain-containing protein — protein MAGGAVALPDEGGPLSYTVAAAQGPVRLRYFAPPEQLRAYFGSLYLFTVDADHYGDATRADVPQLRFMLSGGGNYHFQDDVVMPTPDVCLLGPTMGATRFELNRPSRVVGISLLPAGWQSLHGGDASLLADRLCDLAAVGGAHHAELLAELRAIDETEADEIAARCWAALGRLVKPLRGTTWALLDAVDGWLMGEGSPRIEALAEATDLSPRQLARLTNKYYGAPPKLLARKYRALRCSARIALDGESWQQLCEEAGFYDQSHCIREIKHFIGLTPHQLQNEPSAVAQLTLLRRSLGSDVAMLNRLS, from the coding sequence ATGGCCGGGGGCGCAGTCGCCCTGCCGGACGAAGGGGGTCCGCTGTCCTATACAGTGGCCGCCGCGCAGGGACCGGTGCGGCTGCGCTATTTCGCGCCGCCTGAACAATTGCGCGCCTATTTCGGTTCGCTTTATCTGTTCACCGTCGACGCCGATCATTATGGCGACGCCACCCGTGCTGACGTGCCACAGCTGCGTTTCATGCTGTCGGGCGGTGGCAACTATCATTTTCAGGACGACGTCGTGATGCCGACGCCCGATGTCTGTCTGCTCGGTCCGACCATGGGCGCGACCCGCTTCGAATTGAACCGGCCCAGCCGGGTCGTCGGCATCTCCCTCCTGCCCGCCGGGTGGCAATCGCTCCATGGCGGCGACGCCAGCCTGTTGGCTGACCGCCTGTGCGACCTCGCGGCGGTCGGCGGCGCGCATCATGCAGAGCTACTGGCGGAATTGCGGGCGATCGACGAGACGGAGGCCGACGAGATCGCGGCGCGGTGCTGGGCCGCGCTTGGCCGCCTGGTCAAACCGCTGCGCGGTACCACCTGGGCCTTGCTCGATGCGGTCGATGGCTGGCTGATGGGCGAAGGATCGCCGCGAATCGAGGCGCTGGCCGAAGCCACCGACCTGTCGCCGCGCCAGCTCGCGCGCCTCACCAACAAATATTATGGTGCGCCGCCCAAGCTGCTGGCGCGCAAATATCGTGCCCTGCGCTGTTCCGCGCGAATCGCCCTGGATGGCGAAAGCTGGCAGCAATTATGCGAGGAGGCGGGCTTCTACGACCAGTCCCATTGTATTCGCGAAATCAAGCACTTCATTGGCCTGACCCCGCATCAGTTGCAGAACGAGCCCTCCGCCGTCGCCCAGCTCACCCTGCTGCGCCGTTCGCTGGGCAGCGACGTGGCGATGCTCAACCGCCTATCCTAA
- a CDS encoding quinone-dependent dihydroorotate dehydrogenase yields MSYRLIRPLLFALDAERAHHLSLAALRMMPTRAPLAPDPMLATMVAGIRFPNPVGLAAGYDKDGRIAHKMHGLGFGFAELGTLTPLAQPGNPQPRLFRLVEDKAVINRFGFNNGGQGAAADRIARYRRPVGDGPVIGINIGANKDAAAAGRGIADYVTGVTCMAPLADYLTVNISSPNTPGLRALQDRSALDALLSAVMAARAQGGPPIFLKVAPDLEPADVEDIAAACIDHRVDALIVSNTTITRPALRSTHAGEAGGLSGAPLTDLSLSRLRDFRRLLGDRLPLIGVGGIATGAQAYARIRAGASLIQLYSALVYEGPYLARRINRELKALMTRDGVATIADLVGIDG; encoded by the coding sequence ATGTCCTATCGTCTGATCCGCCCGCTGCTGTTTGCGCTCGATGCCGAGCGTGCCCATCATCTCTCTCTTGCTGCGCTGCGGATGATGCCGACACGCGCGCCGCTGGCACCCGATCCGATGCTCGCAACCATGGTGGCGGGCATTCGCTTTCCCAATCCGGTCGGATTGGCGGCGGGTTATGACAAGGATGGGCGGATCGCACACAAGATGCACGGCCTTGGCTTTGGTTTTGCCGAGCTGGGGACGCTGACGCCGCTGGCCCAGCCGGGCAATCCGCAACCGCGCCTGTTCCGGCTGGTCGAGGACAAAGCGGTGATCAATCGCTTCGGGTTCAACAATGGCGGGCAGGGGGCGGCGGCGGATCGTATCGCGCGCTATCGTCGGCCGGTTGGTGACGGTCCGGTTATCGGCATCAATATCGGCGCGAACAAGGATGCGGCCGCCGCCGGACGGGGCATTGCCGACTATGTCACGGGCGTCACCTGCATGGCGCCGCTCGCTGATTATCTGACGGTCAACATCTCGTCCCCCAATACGCCGGGCCTGCGCGCGCTGCAGGATCGCAGCGCGCTCGACGCCTTGCTGAGTGCCGTAATGGCCGCGCGCGCGCAGGGAGGCCCGCCCATTTTCCTGAAGGTCGCGCCCGACCTGGAACCGGCCGATGTCGAGGATATCGCCGCGGCCTGTATCGACCACAGGGTCGACGCGCTGATCGTGTCCAACACCACCATCACCAGGCCCGCGCTGCGATCGACCCATGCGGGCGAGGCGGGCGGGCTGTCGGGCGCGCCGCTGACCGACCTGTCGCTGTCGCGGCTGCGCGATTTCCGTCGCCTGCTGGGCGATCGGTTGCCGCTGATCGGGGTGGGGGGCATCGCGACCGGCGCGCAGGCCTATGCCCGCATCCGAGCGGGGGCGTCGCTGATCCAGCTTTACAGCGCGCTGGTCTATGAAGGGCCGTATCTGGCGCGGCGGATCAACCGGGAGTTGAAGGCGCTGATGACGCGCGACGGCGTGGCGACGATTGCCGATCTGGTGGGTATCGACGGCTGA
- the ggt gene encoding gamma-glutamyltransferase produces the protein MTCRFSGLLAPFALLALVPLPAGARAPVSTNATVSAADPRAAQAGQEILRKGGSATDAAIAMMLTLNVVEPHNSGIGGGGFLMHHDGETGLLESIDGRETAPAAARPDRFMGADGQPLSFRNAWPGGHSVGVPGNVRLAWDAHRKWGKLPWADLFQPAIRAAEEGYEVRQRLDTAMKAVAGVWADFPEIQKYFWIDGKPAPMGTMLKNPPLAALFKRIAAEGPDAFYTGENARILAQTVTNAPKNPVPMTEADIAGYQTKLRKPVCGKYRVYTVCGMGPASSGGVTVLEILGMVERFPLGTWGKDDPRSWHVIGEAMQLAYADRGTWLGDPDFVSVPLTGMIDPAYLKQRSARIRLNKALNDYQPGTPPGAQPRTASRPQPESGTSHFVAVDREGDIAAWTSTVESFFGSQLIANGVILNNELTDFSFTPEKDGAPVANRVEPGKRPLSSMSPTIVYDEAGTPVFTVGAAGGKTIIMQVAKALIAHFDWGLSAQESIAHGLIYFNGEGLVLEQGTSLEAMKAPLEKLGHRVSLSRMGLKANAAERLPDGRWQGAADPRSPGVSLQE, from the coding sequence ATGACATGTCGTTTTTCTGGCCTGCTGGCCCCTTTCGCCCTTCTCGCTTTAGTGCCGTTGCCCGCCGGCGCGCGCGCGCCGGTATCGACCAATGCCACCGTTTCGGCCGCCGATCCGCGCGCGGCGCAGGCGGGGCAGGAGATATTGCGCAAGGGGGGCAGCGCCACCGACGCCGCCATCGCCATGATGCTGACGCTCAACGTGGTCGAGCCGCATAATAGCGGCATCGGCGGCGGCGGTTTCCTGATGCATCATGACGGGGAGACCGGGCTGCTGGAATCGATCGACGGGCGCGAGACGGCCCCGGCCGCCGCCCGGCCCGACCGGTTCATGGGAGCCGATGGCCAACCGCTATCCTTCCGCAACGCCTGGCCGGGCGGCCATTCGGTGGGGGTGCCGGGCAATGTGCGGCTGGCGTGGGACGCGCATCGCAAATGGGGTAAGCTGCCCTGGGCCGATCTGTTCCAGCCCGCCATTCGCGCGGCGGAAGAGGGCTATGAAGTGCGCCAGCGGCTCGACACCGCGATGAAGGCGGTCGCGGGGGTGTGGGCCGACTTCCCTGAAATCCAGAAATATTTCTGGATCGACGGCAAGCCCGCGCCGATGGGCACGATGCTCAAAAACCCGCCGCTCGCCGCATTGTTCAAGCGGATCGCGGCGGAAGGGCCGGACGCTTTCTATACGGGCGAAAATGCCCGCATCCTGGCGCAGACCGTCACCAACGCGCCGAAAAACCCGGTGCCGATGACGGAAGCGGACATTGCGGGCTATCAGACCAAGCTGCGCAAGCCTGTCTGCGGCAAATATCGCGTCTATACCGTGTGCGGCATGGGTCCGGCCTCGTCGGGCGGAGTGACGGTGCTGGAGATATTGGGCATGGTCGAGCGTTTTCCGCTCGGCACATGGGGGAAGGATGACCCCCGGTCCTGGCATGTCATCGGCGAGGCGATGCAACTGGCCTATGCCGATCGTGGCACATGGCTGGGCGACCCGGATTTCGTGTCGGTGCCGCTGACGGGGATGATCGATCCTGCCTATCTCAAGCAGCGGTCGGCGCGCATCCGTTTGAACAAGGCGCTCAACGACTATCAGCCCGGCACACCGCCCGGCGCGCAGCCGCGCACCGCTTCGCGGCCGCAGCCCGAAAGCGGCACCAGCCATTTCGTCGCGGTGGACCGGGAAGGCGACATCGCCGCCTGGACATCGACGGTCGAGAGTTTCTTTGGCAGCCAGTTGATCGCTAACGGTGTCATTCTGAACAATGAACTGACCGATTTCAGCTTCACCCCGGAAAAGGACGGCGCGCCGGTCGCCAACCGGGTGGAGCCGGGCAAGCGGCCGCTATCGTCCATGTCGCCGACCATCGTCTATGATGAGGCGGGCACGCCCGTCTTCACTGTCGGCGCGGCGGGGGGCAAGACCATCATCATGCAGGTGGCCAAGGCGCTGATCGCCCATTTCGACTGGGGCCTGTCGGCGCAGGAGTCGATCGCGCATGGGCTGATCTACTTCAACGGCGAAGGGCTGGTGCTGGAGCAGGGCACGTCGCTGGAGGCGATGAAGGCACCGCTCGAAAAACTCGGCCATCGCGTGTCGTTGTCACGCATGGGCCTCAAGGCCAATGCGGCCGAGCGCCTGCCCGATGGCCGCTGGCAGGGCGCCGCCGATCCGCGCAGTCCGGGCGTGTCGTTGCAGGAGTGA